The sequence TTGGTCTTTCATATATCTGAAGGAGAGATCTTCCTGTAACTGACTTTTTGAAAAGTTTTAGACTTAGTGGGGTCTAattaatatattcttttttaaagaaaaacaataaatatatttatttatatgcaAAAGGATAATTATCATCTAACTATAATCATCATCTAATTCTACTATATTTatctttttatattattttataggtaaaataaaaaaaaatcttgtattttctttttctattaaaTAGGTATTTGTGGCATTAGTTGTTGTGCAAGCGGGAActcaaattttctttttttacgtaaattaacactactttacggaaaatttataaaacttttacaaatttccgtaagattcatttaattttacgtaaattaattattttttgttaaattattaataaaaaaataattttaattctatccaccaaaccactttgcgaaaattgacactacttcacggaaaatctataaaacctttacaaatttccgtaagattcatataattttacgtaaattaattattttttgttaaattattaataaaaaataattttaattctatccaccaaaccactttacaaaaattgacactactttacggaaaacctataaaacatttacaaatttccgtaacatttatataattttacgtaaagtaattttttttgttaaattattaataaaaaagaattctaattctagccaccaaaccactttaaaATTTTCCGTAacgtttgttcaattttatgtaaagtaattattttttgttaaattattaataaaaataatatgatttattaattaatttatatttatttataaatttagtaagcAACACTAAATGATTTTAGTAAAAGGCAAATATTTTACGTGAAACTCGATTTTGGGAACTTAGTAATATTTTAACGAAAAATAAcaactttatataaatttaatcttaCTTTACGTATGTTATGTCTATCAGTACAAGATTGACGTAAAGTAAGTATTGTAAAATAACAACTTTACatataaaatccataaaacgtTTACAAATTCCCGtaacatttgtacaattttacataaagtaattttttttgttaaattattaataaaaaataattttaattctatccaccaaaccaccttacataaattgacactactttacgtaaaatacgtaaaacctttacaaatttccgtaacatttgtaaaattttacataaagcaattatttttccataaaatattaataaaattaattttaattctatccactaaactattttaagtaaattacaatacttgacgtaaaatccataaaatctttacaaatttccataacatttgtacaattttacgtaaagtaatttttttgttaaattattaataaaaaataattttaattctatccaccaaaccaccttacgtaaattgacactactttacgtaaaatccgtaaaacctttacaaattttcgtaacatttgTAAAAATGTAAAGTAATTATTtgttgttaaattattaataaaaaaataattctaattctatCCACTAAACCACTTTATGTAAATGTATACTACTTTAggtaaaatccataaaacctttacaaattttcgtaataTTTATACAATTTTACATAAAGTAAttcttttgttaaattattaataaaaaataaaattatatcaaTCAAACTACTCCAAGTAAATTGATActacgtaaaattcataaaacctttataaattttcgtaacatttgtacaattttacataaactaattaatttgtgttaaaatattaataaaaataattttatttgttaattaatttatatttatttataaatttagtaagcAACACGAAATGATTTAGAAAAAGTCAAATATTTTACGTGAAACTCAGTTTTGGGAACTTAgtaatattttaacaaaaaataacaacTTAATGTAAATTAAATCTTACTTTAGTATGTCATGTCTATCAGTACAAGATTAACGTAAAGTTGACACAATCTTCAAGCTCTGACTCAGAATTTTAAGAAGACCATCTAGTCCAAGTTGTTTCACGGCATCAATCTTCTCTTTATCAAAACTCAATACAAGCTTCACAAACTTACGGATAGAGCATCGACTTTCGAAATATACCtgaaatttttaataaatatctATTTTAATGATTGTCTTGAATTTaattcttttatcatattaatgACAAATTAAACCACaactacaattttttttataaaaatacaacCATCTTACAATATAAAATATCATACATACCTTAGAAGATTCAATGTCGTGTTTTTTACCTTTCATTTTCTTCGAAGGAGTACTCCAGAATCAACATTTCTTTTCATCATACTACTTATAAAAGATTCAAACatataattttggattgaagggaactcaactaaattataaattcaaCACATTTGTTATATCTAGACTAAGAGAAACATAAATCGTCGATAAAATCACGACCAGATAGAAGAGAAAGACAAAAGTGTATGGAATAGAACGTAGCAAGTAAAACACATATGTAATTTTATAACAATGAAATATGATGTGTACTTATATTATCTATTCAAAAAATAAAGTACATATACTTTGTTTTAAAAACTAGTAAGGGTCTAAAACCACTTCATCTGAATTCAATTTCATTATCTATAAAGTTGTGATCCATCACTAGTGGAAAAAAgaccatttgcatcggccatttAGGGCCATTTGCATCGGTTTTTGGGCGATGTAAAAGCTCTCGACTGCTTTAGATTTTTTACCattcaaattaaatttaattgataaaatttatttaaataagaaATATTAAAGTCCTATTTAGTTCATGTGGTATCTAAAATGTTGTTATTTGTCCCCTATAATATTATATAGTAACATTTGCGTTCTAATAAGTGTAATTTGATCAAATTTAGATGAAAACTTATctgatttattaaaattttgacataatataatttttaacgcATGATTTGTATACATGctaattgttaaaaaaaagtaaacttaTTATACCGATGAAATAAGgatttaatctatatataatataaaacagtaacgatgaaactgaggtgtcacttcctccttttttagtgataaaaaatttaatatattaattttaattttattatatatatttatctgtaaaaagattattgtattcctactatatctaagagttctacaaaatttaaattaatccctaaaatctctctaattctctacacatctatctatatataatataaaacagtgacGACggaactgatgtgtcacttcctccttttttagtgataaaaaatttaatatattaattttaattttattatatatatttatctataaaaagattattgtatccatactatatctaagagttctacagaatttaaattaatccctaaaatctctctaattctctacacatctatctatatataatataaaacagtaacgatggaactgaggtgtcacttcctcctttttttagtgataaaaaatttaatatattaattttaattttattatatatatttatctataaaaagattattgtatccgtactatatctaagagttctacaaaatttaaattaatccctaaaatctctctaattctctacacatctatatataatataaaacagtgacgatggaactgaggtgtcacttcctccttttttagtgataaaaaatttaatatattaattttaattttattatatatatttatctataaaaagattattgtatccgtactatatctaagagttctacagaatttaaattaatccctaaaatctctctaattctctacacatctatatctatatataatataaaacagtgacgacggaactgaggtgtcacttcctccttttttagtgataaaaaatttaatatattaattttaattttattatatatatttatctataaaaagattattgtatccatactatatctaagagttctacagaatttaaattaatccctaaaatctctctaattctctacacatctatatataatataaaacagtaacgatggaactaaggtgtcacttcctccttttttagtgataaaaaatttaatatattatttttaattttatattattgtatccatactatatctaagagttctacaaaatttaaattaatccctaaaatctctctaattctctacacatctatatataatataaaacagtgacGATGGAActggggtgtcacttcctccttttttagtgataaaaaatttaatatattaattttaattttattatatatatttatctataaaaagattattgtatccgtactatatctaagagttcaacagaatttaaattaatccctaaaatctctctaattctctacacatctatatctatatataatataaaacagtaacgatggaactgaggtgtcacttcctccttttttagtgataaaaaatttaatatattaattttaattttattatatatatttatctataaaaagattattttatctgtactatatctaagagttctacagattttaaattaatccctaaaatctctctaattctctacacatctacatataatataaaacagtaacgatggaactgaggtgtcacttcctccttttttagtgataaaaaatttaatatattaattttaattttattatgtatatttatctataaaaagattattttatcccatatatctaagagtactacagaatttaaattaatccctaaaatctctctaattctctacatatctatatataatataaaacagtaacaatggaactgaggtgtcacttcctccttttttactgataaaaaatataatataatatataatatattagtttttattttattattatatttatctataaaaatattatttaaagtaaatgtgaaaatcaaataataatatttaatttatacaacacatttatgtcatctatatataatataaaacagtaacgatggaactgaggtgtcgcttcctccttttttactgataaaaaatataatataatatataatatattagtttttattttattattatatttatctataaaaatattatttaaagtaaatgtgaaaatcaaataataatatttaatttatataacacatttatgtcattaattgtaattattagattgtatttttattaatatttatatattaagatgaatccgtgcatcgcacgggccaaaaactagtttttttcttatttatctacACATAAAGTTTATATGGAATTAGTTGTTGTGCAAGCGGGaactcaaattttattttttactatcAGGAGGTTATTTAGATTTTTCAGAATTGCCTCTGAATTAAAATCAGTTTtgataaccttaaaattaaaaatttcaaacaccttatgatattctaaataaatttaaattctttaactttttaattttgagtttatttatgtattgtttggttaggaggaTATTATTTGTTATGGCACTTGTTTCGTTAatattaagttttcttattctaaaaaaagtattgtttggttaggaacGAAGAAatgaatgtttagagagatatctccgaaaatgattattttacaaaattaaatattcggttccataataaatatgttattaaacaactttaattcgttaaattttctattttgaggcTGTTAACGATCATTTTTTGTAgtattaaactaaaatattaacgTTTCTAGCAAAATAAAAACCTAGTTctcatttagaaaaaaaaacctaCAATACCAGTTTGATAGAGTAGACTTCGATTTTGAAATTCTTAGAATATATATGCTTTATCATTCCTCAATGCTAACCGTCTATATACTAGtgcttaatttatttattttaaaaaaaaatagaaaatttatgGAATGACAATTAGAGGATTACAAAGAAAGAGAGGAGGAACGGACACCCAACACCCACGCTCAGACTAAAAACTCACCGCTCGGAAAAAGGCATGAGCAAAAATGTTCGTTGAACGtttaacaaattaaaataactGAACAGTTAACCAAATCTCGTAACAAAGATTACAATAATCAATAAGACGAACTAAATACGAATAGGTGGAAGAGTTTGGTGTCAAATCTTGGACCACCAAGAGGCAATCGGGTTCCACCTGAAAAGTAGATCACCCTAGCTACTTGGCCCAACTTAACGTTTCACGTAAGATAACGCATCGGCAATTGAGCATCAAGAACTCATCTTAACTCCCCATTCCCCTGCCATGAAGGAACCAGTATCATCACGGGCTACCAAGCCCAAACCAACATcttaaaagaataagaaaaggaatagtttttttttttaattcttaatttataaattatagtaTTATCTTGTTGcctttcttatatatatatatatatatatatatatatatatatatatatatatatatatatatatatatatatatatatatatataaactaggTATAATATCTATTTGAATCCTTAAACTAAAGCTTAAAACTCAATTAGGACctcaaactatcaaaatcattaatcaggtccctaaacaaaataaaaataattaattgagtCCTCatcctaagcaaaaatcatcaattgaatccTAACCGGAAATAATTCGGTTGAATAGTTTCATACTCTCTTCTCCGTATCTATTTTGAGCCAACACAAAGATCATTAcaatctatatcaaatagtcacagtttctgattttaagaAAGCAtatggactcaattgatgatttttacttagtttagTGTCTTAATCGATGATTTTTATAGTTTGAAAAGaatcaaagaaaaggaattAGGTTCCTTTCACACCtcatattataaataatatttaatgtacTTATATTGTTCGATCCAAAAAAAGATCCTTTAAATAGTCATGTTCCCACCACACTCCTTAATTAACACATTTTTTTACAATCTTAATCAACAAAATTTCCATGGATTAGTACGTGAACTTTCACTATTTTATTCCTAAATTAACACATTTAACTAAATCTAGTTTCGTTTAGGTGGTATTAATATCATAATTGAAACTAAAACATGATTACTTCTCTAGCTTGTTCAAGGGTATAAATAATCATATATACCAGTATCATTTCTATATTCTATTTATTTCAATGATCCCATGGCATGAAACACCCCGGTTCACCTAGTCATTTCCTACAGaagtttgtttattttatttcaaattcTCCCAATTTACTTATTGCATGCTGCTATAAATACGTCTAGAGCAATCCAAACATAGCCAACACAAGCATCACCAAATATTAATCTTAGCAAGTTACAATTCTTAGCATTATTATCAATGGCTTCTTTGCAAAACACCAACATTGAAACCCCAATTCCAGCTGAGCATCTCGTAGCTCACATCAAGCAAGTCTATGATAGCATATTGAAGCTTGATTCTTTAAGGCCTTCAAAGCAGGTTAACAGTCTCTTTTCACACCTTGTAAAACTATGTATTCTTCCTTCCTCCTTAAACATCAACTCCTTGTCCCCGGAGGAACAAGATATGAGAAAAAGCCTCATCGATCTCGCCGGCCGTGCTGAAGCTCTATTGGAGCTTGAATTTGCATCCTTGTTGATCAAAACGCCTCAACCCATGAACAATCTTAATCTGTTCCCATACTATGGGAACTACGTGAAGTTAGCACACATGGAATACAGAATCCTAGCTAAAAATGGGGTTGTGAAGCCTAAGAAGGTAGCCTTTGTGGGTTCAGGTCCAATGCCTTTAACTTCTCTTGTAATGGCTACTCATCATCTTAAGTCATCTCATTTTGATAATTATGACATTGATGAGGTAGCGAATGATGTGGCTAGACAAATTGTGAGTTCAGATGATGTTCTAGAGAAGAGAATGAAGTTTGTGACATGTGATATAATGGAAGTGAAAGAGAAACTCAGAGAATATGATTGTATATTCTTGGCAGCCTTGGTTGGGATGAGCAAAGAAGTGAAAGTGAAGATTATTGAACATATAAGGAAATATATGAAAGAGGGTGGTGTTTTGCTTGTGAGAAGTGCAGATGGAGCTAGAGCTTTTCTCTACCCAGTTATTGATGAGAAAGACTTAGTTGGATTTCAGCTTCTTTCCATCTTTCACCCTAAAAACGATGTAATCAACTCGGTTGTTCTTGTTCGGAAGCCTATCTTTTGAAGTACATATGGTGTGCTGATCTTTCTGTGGTAAAGTTATTCATCTGCTGCAATTTTATGCCTTTTGCTTGATTTGTTTGCTTGTTGCGTTGGTTTGTTTCTTTggtttatttaatttctttacTTGTTGTTTCCTAAATCTTGTTATGTATTAGctacattaaaaaaattagtgcTATCCAAGAATGCATTGTtgttcttattattattatgagcAAAACACTGTGTATTGTGTTTCAGAAAACATTTTATGAGATTTGGGATGATTGAAGGGAATAAACTTTTTGCCAGTCAAATAgacaaacaaaaaattaaaatattatgtcCACATATATAGCTTTTAAATGAAAACAGATTGCCAAGTTCATAAGAACCATCATCTAATCTTAACTAGATTGACACCAAAAAGGGAAACTCCAACAACGCAAGGAACCAAATATGTTAAAGTAAACAGAAAAAGTATAGTAACAAAGAGATAAAAACAAAGCACAGAATAAATATCGAATTAAAGCATTCTAAAATGTTCCGTCTTACTATCATTCTGAAAAGCAAAACCCCAAACTAAACTGAAATCTAGAAAACATGATCCTACCTTGGAAATGGACACGGACTCAAGTTGAGTCAtccaaagaaattaaaaactAGCTATTAATACGtttcagagattaatataaaaactatGATAAAAACTATTAATCTCTGAACTAATTGCTTCTACCAAGCTAGAAAAAAAGAGTTGTAGCtacataatatataatatataaaacaataatCAAGAGACCTTAGCTGTTCTTGCTATCCTTTTCACCGGGCATGTTATGAAGGAACTCATCCAATTCATCTGTAATAAAACCAATACTTTCTATACTCTGCATCTGAGGATCATGGAGGATATGGTCATAAGATGTCTGCATAATAGCATGATGATATGGAATTCTTGACGATGCAGTATTGTCAATCCATGGTACCAAATTATTGTAGCCAGCAAGATTGAAGCTTTGTTGAGCATACGCAGAAGCTTGATCGAACGAAACATGCGTGGATTCCGAAATCCCATTAtgattataataaaaataaccgGAATCATCAGTTACTCCAGTAATGATAGGGACACAGGTTGCTCCAGCAATGATAGGGTGACATGATGAAGCAGCAGACACATTTTCTGAGGGCAGGGAAGGTTCAATGGAGGGTGCTTGTGAGCCCGATGCAGATGCAGATACAGATGCAGACGCGGCTTTGTCACTTTTGTCTTTTCGTTTCTCTTTCTTGCGTATTTTGCATAAGACCCAGTCATCAAGCTGAAATAATCGGTGAAACAAAATAACGGACTTAATTATATCATTCTTCAAAAGTTAGCATAACAGATTTAAaaattatgaacttgaaaacAGACAGTATAATGATATTAGTTTGTGGGTCGGGTATATTGTTATATGAATATTTACCTTCATGTCGGTTTGACTGACTTTTGTCCGTTTAGGAGCACCAATAAGTTTAAATTCATACATAATCCAGTCAGTTTTTTCACCTCTCGGAGGTTTGCCTCTATAAAATACTAATGATTTCTTCAATCCAACTTTCTTTCCCTTAAACTTAATTGCTTTATCAGCTCCAGTTGCCTTCCAAAATCCATCTCCAGCAGCTCGATTAGGTCTATCACCATTCGGATATTTCCGATCCCTTGGAGTGAAGAAATACCATTCATCCTCTCCATTTGCCTTGTATTTTGCTGCAAATTCATAATGTTATAAATTTCAATTACAGTTATCTAGATATTTCATTATTCTACTGCTCTAATTCAACAAATTCAATGTTCTACTGCTTTAATTCTAATTCAACAAATTCAAATGCAGTTATCTAGATATCATTACCTATTTTTGTCACTATGCGAATTAGGTATACCTGAACCACAAAAGCATAAGCATGCCAAAACAAAATAACATATTTCTAGAATGACACTAACAATCTTATAGATGCATGAGATAAATTCTAATTAATACTAAAACatatttataattcataataaaCTTTAAATCCAAATACCAAACTTCAATTTTTGTTAGCTGTTTTGCATATTCTGTCACATTTAGAATCacatatctttttttttgtaacttaaTCCGAGCATTTTATGGCTGTGATTAGAAAGCTTAAAAAACCCTACAACTACGCCCAGGCTAGCCACACCACACTCGAGGCTTGAGGCTAGCCAATGCGCACAAGGATGAACTCCTGGCTAACACAGCGAGAGGCGCTGACCCTGagccatagttattaaaggagCAAGGGGGTtctggagccttggcgcaaggcGCAACTTAAGGTGCACGCCCGAGCGACTTGAGGCGCACCCAACAAAAAATCATAAGTCATAATACCaacaataaaaccataaaatcaTAAGGCATAATGTTTACTACGATATGTGTAGTAAAAACTTTCTATCTTTGTTTGtctctgtttttcttttattttctgaacttaaagaaccctaaaataccctaaCACTAAAACAAcctcaaaaccctaaaatatcCTAAGGTACCGGAGACTTAGCCGAGGCACACCTTAGgggcgcctttaataactatgctcTGAGCCTTTCCTCATGGCTGCCAACTACGCTATACATACTAAAACCCGTTATACTATCCTATGATGTATATGTTcggaatattttttttaatatcatgTGATTATACATGatataaatgcaacaaaaacgATAATAATGGTATTAAAAATCCACTAAAATATATGAATGCTTCTAGGGTTTGCTACTTGCCAATTAGAATAGAATTATTCTGCGTTTGAATCAATATCAACAATATATATGTTATTCAATCATGCGAACCTAATATAACTTTTGATCAAAAAAatagttaaattaatttaaataatagcacatgaaataatcaacaaaaaaaataccTGCAAGGGTCTCAGGATTATACTTATAGAGTTCAACTTCCTTAATCCTATTTCGAGGCAAATCTTCATTAAAGATTTTCTTCTTCAGATAATAAACAACAAGCTCTTCATCATGAGGCTTAAACCTATAACCAGGAGGAAAAGAGTTGAAATACTCCTCCTCATCATaactttcttcatcttcatcatcatcaacaTTGTAATTAATGAAATCATCAGTTTGGACATCTTGGTAAGTCACAGGAGCGGTGGACTCGGTGCTACTATTAAGGCTGCCGGAGCCGCCACCGCCGCCACTATTGGGAGCAGCAAAACCAGTATGAGAAGCATGGCCGGAAAAGGGTGGATGAGGGGAGGAGGAAGGATATATAGGTCTGAGTTTGTTTGTTACAGCAAACTCCCGCTTAACTTGGTCCTTCATAGTAAGACTCGTAGCTCAAGGAGAGATCGTTCTCCGCTATACACTGATAGAGAGAGAGCTGAAAGTTTAAGAGTTGAAGGAGTCTAGTTAAtaagtttattaaaaaaagaaaaaagataaaaacaaTTAGATATATTCGCAATCTAAATCTAATTCGAATTCGAATTCGAATTATCAAGTAGTTAGACAGGATAAACtatgattttattattttataagttTTTGGAATAGATTGTGATATTATGATTTGAAACTCTTAGGAAGGAATAAAATAGTTATTCCGAAAAAAATAGGTATTTCCATCTttggttaaattttttttatagaatagTTATTCCATGGAATCCCTATTATTTAATTTCATGGAAGGAATAACTATTCCCAACATTGTATTTTTgcaatttacaaaattatcctccattAAATTCTCAATTTTTTCTCTAGCCAATTTTtcaaatcttataaattttggtgaatccataatttat comes from Euphorbia lathyris chromosome 8, ddEupLath1.1, whole genome shotgun sequence and encodes:
- the LOC136202230 gene encoding nicotianamine synthase-like; protein product: MASLQNTNIETPIPAEHLVAHIKQVYDSILKLDSLRPSKQVNSLFSHLVKLCILPSSLNINSLSPEEQDMRKSLIDLAGRAEALLELEFASLLIKTPQPMNNLNLFPYYGNYVKLAHMEYRILAKNGVVKPKKVAFVGSGPMPLTSLVMATHHLKSSHFDNYDIDEVANDVARQIVSSDDVLEKRMKFVTCDIMEVKEKLREYDCIFLAALVGMSKEVKVKIIEHIRKYMKEGGVLLVRSADGARAFLYPVIDEKDLVGFQLLSIFHPKNDVINSVVLVRKPIF
- the LOC136203970 gene encoding NAC domain-containing protein 1-like, with the translated sequence MKDQVKREFAVTNKLRPIYPSSSPHPPFSGHASHTGFAAPNSGGGGGSGSLNSSTESTAPVTYQDVQTDDFINYNVDDDEDEESYDEEEYFNSFPPGYRFKPHDEELVVYYLKKKIFNEDLPRNRIKEVELYKYNPETLAAKYKANGEDEWYFFTPRDRKYPNGDRPNRAAGDGFWKATGADKAIKFKGKKVGLKKSLVFYRGKPPRGEKTDWIMYEFKLIGAPKRTKVSQTDMKLDDWVLCKIRKKEKRKDKSDKAASASVSASASGSQAPSIEPSLPSENVSAASSCHPIIAGATCVPIITGVTDDSGYFYYNHNGISESTHVSFDQASAYAQQSFNLAGYNNLVPWIDNTASSRIPYHHAIMQTSYDHILHDPQMQSIESIGFITDELDEFLHNMPGEKDSKNS